One segment of Candidatus Zixiibacteriota bacterium DNA contains the following:
- a CDS encoding NADH-quinone oxidoreductase subunit C, whose protein sequence is MLEDKVREFLKKNFEEAIVREDNFRNQQSFYIKRDYLYDICRALKAEPELEFVILSDICSLDWLGDVEEKEGRFEVIYNLYSLKSKYRLLLKVRLAESDPTIDTVTTIWQGANWMEREVFDLMGITFVGHPDLRKIVTPDELEGYPLRKDYPLTYEMPQFSYNKNEPPEVIL, encoded by the coding sequence ATGTTGGAAGATAAAGTTAGAGAATTTCTTAAGAAGAATTTTGAAGAGGCGATAGTCCGGGAAGATAATTTCCGGAATCAGCAGTCTTTTTATATCAAAAGAGATTATCTCTATGATATCTGCCGGGCTTTGAAAGCTGAGCCGGAGCTCGAGTTTGTAATTCTTTCCGATATCTGCTCTCTGGACTGGTTGGGGGATGTTGAGGAAAAAGAGGGACGATTTGAGGTTATTTACAATCTATACTCCCTCAAATCTAAATATCGATTACTTCTCAAAGTGCGGTTGGCGGAGAGCGATCCGACTATCGACACCGTGACGACTATCTGGCAAGGAGCAAACTGGATGGAGCGGGAAGTTTTTGACCTGATGGGGATAACTTTTGTGGGGCATCCTGACCTGCGGAAGATAGTCACGCCCGATGAACTGGAGGGATATCCGCTCAGGAAAGATTATCCGCTTACCTATGAAATGCCGCAGTTCTCCTACAACAAGAACGAACCACCGGAGGTGATATTGTGA
- a CDS encoding NADH-quinone oxidoreductase subunit J: MLLELVIFYIAAVMAIGAALMMILQRNPVASVLYLIVSLLAQATLYIQLSAMFVGAILVIVYAGAILVLFLFVIMLLNLRGERFEEQRPRLGRATKMLISLALMIELLMIVKQTAFPERMDKLMVEATPDFGSVKPVAELLYTQYLYPFELTSILLLVAIVGAVIMAKRGRTDHDEEDK; the protein is encoded by the coding sequence ATGCTTCTGGAACTGGTCATATTCTACATTGCCGCCGTCATGGCGATTGGGGCGGCGTTAATGATGATTTTGCAGCGCAACCCGGTGGCATCGGTGTTGTATTTGATTGTATCGCTTCTGGCGCAAGCCACTTTATATATTCAATTGAGCGCCATGTTTGTCGGCGCCATTCTGGTTATTGTTTATGCCGGAGCGATTCTGGTGCTGTTCCTGTTTGTAATCATGCTCTTGAATCTTCGGGGCGAGAGATTTGAGGAGCAACGTCCCCGGCTGGGGCGCGCCACCAAAATGCTGATATCCCTGGCGCTTATGATTGAGCTTCTCATGATAGTTAAACAGACCGCTTTTCCGGAGCGAATGGATAAGCTGATGGTAGAGGCGACGCCCGATTTTGGAAGTGTTAAGCCGGTAGCGGAGTTATTGTATACACAATATCTATATCCCTTTGAACTGACCTCAATACTGCTTCTGGTGGCGATTGTCGGCGCCGTGATAATGGCAAAGAGGGGTCGGACCGACCACGATGAGGAGGACAAATAA
- a CDS encoding histidinol-phosphatase, with product MISKRSDGYFEYCGCIHIHTTDSDGTKTLEEVAEIASATGLDFILVTDHMTLKSKKEGKEGYYKNTLVLIGYEHNDQEDCNHYLLFNTEDVLPSEMSPQEYVAEGRKQGGLGIIAHPDEIRPRLGKYPSYPWLAWDAEGFDGLEIWNQMSEWMENLKPYNKLKMVFSPRKFMRSPTDRILQKWDDLNQKRKVAGLGAIDVHGYPYKAGPIRITIFPYKVQFRSLRTHILLPEPLSRDLNRAKRQVYDAIRDCRLFVSNYRWGDATGFEFSGHYRNETVISGGRLEPSPDTVLTVKLPERGGIRVVVNGRTISMTNGKALEHKATEQGLYRVEIYKGERGWIFSNHIRVGI from the coding sequence ATGATAAGTAAGAGAAGCGACGGATATTTCGAGTACTGCGGCTGTATTCATATCCATACCACAGATTCGGACGGGACTAAGACTCTGGAAGAAGTGGCGGAAATCGCTTCCGCTACCGGGCTTGACTTCATCCTGGTGACCGACCATATGACCTTAAAGTCAAAGAAAGAAGGAAAAGAGGGGTATTACAAGAATACCCTGGTGCTGATCGGATATGAGCATAATGACCAGGAAGATTGCAATCATTACCTCTTGTTTAATACCGAAGATGTTCTGCCTTCCGAAATGTCTCCGCAGGAATATGTGGCGGAAGGGAGAAAACAGGGAGGGCTGGGGATAATCGCGCACCCCGATGAGATTCGCCCGAGACTGGGAAAATATCCCTCTTATCCCTGGCTCGCCTGGGACGCCGAAGGGTTCGACGGGCTGGAAATTTGGAATCAGATGTCGGAGTGGATGGAAAATCTGAAACCGTATAACAAGCTGAAGATGGTTTTCTCCCCGAGGAAGTTCATGCGTTCTCCGACCGACAGGATACTTCAGAAGTGGGATGACCTTAATCAAAAAAGAAAAGTGGCTGGACTGGGGGCAATCGATGTTCACGGGTACCCGTACAAAGCCGGTCCGATACGGATCACGATATTCCCGTACAAAGTCCAATTTCGCTCACTTCGGACACATATACTTCTGCCGGAGCCGCTTTCCAGGGACCTGAATCGCGCCAAACGACAGGTATATGACGCCATCCGAGATTGTCGGCTGTTTGTATCCAACTACCGCTGGGGAGATGCCACGGGTTTTGAATTCAGTGGTCATTACAGGAATGAGACGGTGATTTCTGGCGGCCGATTGGAGCCATCGCCTGACACCGTTTTGACGGTCAAACTTCCTGAAAGGGGAGGTATCCGGGTAGTGGTGAATGGAAGGACCATTTCGATGACCAATGGGAAGGCGCTGGAGCATAAAGCAACAGAACAAGGTCTATATAGGGTCGAGATATATAAGGGGGAACGGGGATGGATATTTTCGAATCATATCCGGGTGGGAATTTAA
- the nuoK gene encoding NADH-quinone oxidoreductase subunit NuoK: protein MIPMPHYLIVSIFLFSIGVAGVILSRNLIIMFMSIELMLNAANLAIIVFSRFLNLMDGHVFVFLVLAVAAAEAAVGLAMIITIFRNKNSIDADRFSLLKW, encoded by the coding sequence ATGATACCGATGCCGCATTATTTGATAGTGAGCATCTTTCTGTTTTCCATCGGGGTCGCCGGCGTGATCCTGTCGCGCAATCTGATAATTATGTTTATGTCGATAGAGCTAATGCTGAACGCCGCCAATCTGGCGATTATTGTCTTTTCACGGTTCTTGAATCTGATGGATGGACATGTTTTCGTATTTCTGGTGCTGGCGGTGGCGGCGGCCGAGGCGGCGGTGGGACTGGCGATGATTATAACTATCTTTCGCAACAAGAACAGCATTGATGCTGACCGATTCAGCTTACTAAAATGGTAA
- the nuoF gene encoding NADH-quinone oxidoreductase subunit NuoF: MEKRILFKYIDDPDQIHIDTYIKHGGYRAWEKALKSMQPAQVIDEAKKSGLRGRGGAGFPAGMKWSFVPKDSPKPRYLICNADESEPGTCKDRVLMEQDPHGVVEGMAIAAYAIGSHLAFCYVRGEFVKPATLMEQAIREAYDKKMLGRNIFGTGYDLDMVVHTGGGAYICGEETALLNSLEGERGMSRIRPPFPAIEGLYACPTVVNNVETLAAVPHVINNGGDWYASMGTEKSKGTKIFSLSGHVKKPGNYEVEMGTPLSYLINELGGGPLDGHKIKAIIPGGSSTPFLLPEQIDVPLDYESIAAAGSMLGSGAVIVMDERTCMVWVIERLIHFYRHESCGKCTPCREGTGWLEQMISRIEKGEGKPGDLEKIDSICDNILGRTICPLGDAAVMPIQSALKLFRDEFQYHIDHKKCLVKSEFEFK; this comes from the coding sequence ATGGAAAAGCGGATTCTCTTCAAATATATTGATGACCCCGACCAGATTCATATCGACACTTATATCAAGCATGGCGGCTACAGGGCGTGGGAAAAAGCGCTCAAGAGTATGCAACCGGCACAGGTCATAGACGAAGCAAAAAAATCCGGTCTGCGGGGACGTGGAGGCGCCGGCTTTCCGGCCGGTATGAAATGGAGCTTTGTGCCTAAAGACAGCCCCAAACCGCGCTACCTGATTTGCAATGCCGATGAATCAGAACCTGGTACCTGCAAAGATAGAGTCCTGATGGAACAAGATCCACACGGCGTGGTGGAAGGGATGGCAATTGCGGCATATGCGATTGGGAGTCATCTGGCGTTCTGCTATGTGAGGGGGGAATTTGTCAAGCCGGCGACTCTTATGGAGCAGGCGATAAGAGAGGCGTATGACAAGAAAATGCTGGGGAGAAATATTTTCGGCACCGGTTATGATTTGGATATGGTCGTTCATACCGGCGGCGGCGCATATATATGTGGCGAAGAAACCGCACTCTTGAATTCACTGGAAGGGGAGCGGGGGATGTCGCGCATTCGTCCACCTTTCCCGGCTATTGAAGGGCTGTACGCCTGCCCGACCGTAGTCAACAATGTGGAGACGCTGGCGGCAGTGCCGCATGTCATCAACAATGGCGGAGACTGGTATGCCTCGATGGGGACGGAAAAATCAAAGGGGACCAAGATTTTTTCACTTTCGGGACATGTTAAGAAACCGGGCAACTATGAAGTGGAGATGGGAACACCGCTCTCCTACCTGATAAACGAATTGGGCGGAGGACCTCTCGATGGGCATAAGATTAAAGCGATTATTCCGGGAGGGTCATCAACACCGTTTCTCCTCCCTGAGCAAATAGATGTACCCCTTGATTACGAATCGATCGCGGCGGCCGGGTCGATGCTGGGGTCAGGAGCGGTAATTGTGATGGATGAGCGGACCTGCATGGTCTGGGTCATTGAGAGGCTGATACATTTTTATCGCCATGAATCTTGCGGTAAATGCACCCCGTGCCGGGAGGGAACCGGATGGCTGGAGCAGATGATTTCACGGATAGAAAAAGGCGAGGGAAAACCGGGAGACCTGGAAAAGATAGATTCGATTTGCGACAACATACTGGGGCGAACTATCTGCCCCCTGGGAGATGCGGCAGTGATGCCGATTCAGTCGGCGCTGAAGTTGTTCCGAGACGAGTTTCAATATCATATTGACCATAAGAAATGCCTGGTCAAATCGGAGTTTGAGTTTAAGTAA
- the nuoE gene encoding NADH-quinone oxidoreductase subunit NuoE: MILNKTSIAEIKERMVKYPRRKSAILPALTVAYRQVGHLSDRIYREISEIIEVPYIEVAEAASFYTMFPKEPVGKYLIQVCHNISCALLGADSLVGYLEQKLGIKKGETTPDNLFTLISVECLGSCATAPMMQINEKYYENLTREKVDNILEELRRQG; this comes from the coding sequence GTGATTCTTAATAAGACTTCGATAGCGGAGATAAAGGAGCGGATGGTGAAATATCCGCGACGAAAGTCGGCAATTCTTCCGGCATTGACCGTCGCCTACCGCCAGGTAGGGCATCTGAGTGACCGGATTTACCGAGAAATCTCGGAAATCATAGAAGTGCCCTATATAGAAGTCGCCGAAGCGGCCAGTTTCTATACCATGTTCCCCAAGGAGCCGGTCGGGAAATACCTGATTCAAGTCTGTCATAATATCAGTTGTGCTCTTCTCGGCGCCGATAGTCTGGTAGGTTACCTGGAACAAAAGCTGGGGATAAAGAAAGGGGAAACAACTCCGGACAATCTCTTCACACTGATTTCGGTGGAATGTCTCGGCAGTTGCGCCACGGCGCCGATGATGCAGATAAACGAAAAGTATTATGAGAATCTGACGCGCGAAAAAGTGGACAATATTCTGGAAGAGTTGCGGAGGCAGGGGTAA
- the nuoG gene encoding NADH-quinone oxidoreductase subunit NuoG: MSDTVATVTLTINGREVTVPKGTTVLEAAKSVGIEIPTFCWHPKLKPVGACRICYVEIEKMPKLQVSCATEAMPGMVVNTESEKVKQGRKAVLEFILINHPLDCPTCDKGGECDLQDNTFAHGIDDSRFDFNKYRFIRDRKSTFDDYRIGPEMIRNQNRCILCFKCVRANKEVFGEYDLGVFQRGNISEIDAAPGEKVDSIYSGNLVEICPVGALTNTDWRYKIRVWKTQQVKSICSYCADGCNLTLWKERDKVYRATSRRNDAIDEGWICDVGRYGYQIAAAEGRLMTPLIKKGDKQVAATWDEAIGLIARKFREIKDKKGGVCIGGLISPQQDCETLVAFSKFFRTQLHSNNIDFRTEYKMLPEKENPYYGNLTSARFRIADIEKSDMILVVGSNLIKEHPIVHIRVRKAVSQRGAKLYTINPFATKSGDLSQDEMIHIPGTLEALLNGLCISIAENAAKETKVQLGEMKSKLEPHTMTKAAEICGIPETRLHELAEALRSAKNVSIIVGELVSGSPAREAIAAAIHNLTIVLNLKGRGQAAILSRAANSKGAELLGVMPSLSKELQEKLKSLWGAFPETEGRATDRMIYAAKKEELDALLIIGANPVASFPDGQFVREGLDKLDFTVVADLYETETTEKADVVLPLSSWVEQSGHFINLEGTMQHFDAAIKPVGNSRPGRQIIEEIAQEFKGALFTDVKDLEREMLELLKTESLPTVSDALAEVKFVEEKSEKDFPYALFVVDEMHHFGHLTERTRSLAAFAAEAQAEIAPSLAEKLQIENGSLVRLESETGKMVLPAKVSELLDNDVILVSKNFSGTAANILQMRKKRIDRVRLIRVEEK; encoded by the coding sequence ATGTCTGATACGGTAGCGACAGTAACATTGACGATAAACGGCCGGGAAGTGACTGTGCCTAAAGGGACGACAGTGCTCGAGGCGGCAAAGTCGGTTGGGATAGAAATACCGACCTTCTGCTGGCATCCAAAACTGAAGCCGGTCGGGGCATGCCGAATCTGTTATGTCGAAATAGAAAAGATGCCGAAACTTCAAGTCTCCTGCGCCACTGAGGCTATGCCGGGAATGGTGGTGAACACCGAGAGTGAAAAGGTCAAGCAGGGACGCAAGGCGGTGCTGGAGTTTATACTTATAAATCATCCGCTCGATTGCCCCACCTGTGATAAAGGAGGGGAATGCGATTTACAGGACAACACTTTCGCGCACGGAATAGACGATTCCCGCTTTGACTTCAATAAATACCGCTTCATCCGCGACCGGAAATCGACCTTTGATGACTATCGCATCGGTCCGGAGATGATTAGAAATCAGAACCGCTGTATCTTATGTTTCAAATGCGTCCGCGCCAACAAAGAGGTATTCGGGGAATATGACTTGGGAGTTTTTCAGCGGGGGAATATCAGTGAAATAGATGCCGCTCCGGGGGAGAAGGTTGATTCCATTTACTCCGGCAATCTGGTGGAAATCTGCCCGGTGGGGGCATTGACCAATACTGACTGGCGGTACAAAATTCGGGTCTGGAAGACGCAGCAGGTCAAATCAATCTGCTCATATTGCGCCGATGGCTGCAATCTAACCCTCTGGAAAGAGCGCGACAAAGTCTACCGGGCGACCTCACGAAGGAATGACGCTATCGATGAAGGGTGGATATGCGATGTGGGACGTTATGGATACCAGATAGCGGCGGCGGAGGGACGATTAATGACCCCGCTGATAAAGAAAGGGGATAAGCAGGTAGCGGCGACCTGGGACGAGGCAATCGGACTGATTGCGCGAAAGTTCCGGGAGATTAAGGATAAAAAAGGGGGGGTCTGCATCGGAGGCTTGATTTCTCCACAACAGGATTGCGAGACCCTTGTGGCGTTCTCGAAATTTTTCCGGACGCAACTTCACTCCAATAATATCGATTTTCGCACCGAATATAAGATGCTGCCGGAAAAGGAAAATCCGTATTACGGCAATCTGACCTCCGCCCGATTTCGGATTGCCGATATAGAAAAATCGGACATGATTCTGGTGGTCGGTTCAAACTTGATAAAAGAGCATCCCATCGTTCATATCAGAGTGCGTAAAGCGGTCAGTCAGAGGGGCGCCAAGCTTTATACTATCAACCCCTTTGCGACCAAATCAGGGGACCTGTCCCAGGATGAAATGATTCATATTCCCGGCACTTTGGAGGCGCTTCTAAATGGACTATGTATAAGCATTGCCGAGAATGCCGCAAAGGAGACCAAGGTCCAGTTGGGAGAGATGAAATCCAAATTGGAGCCGCACACCATGACGAAAGCGGCGGAGATTTGCGGTATTCCAGAAACAAGGCTCCATGAATTGGCTGAGGCCTTGAGGAGCGCCAAGAATGTCAGCATAATTGTTGGTGAACTTGTCAGTGGCTCTCCGGCGCGCGAGGCGATTGCTGCCGCCATTCATAATTTGACGATAGTCTTAAACTTGAAGGGGCGGGGACAGGCGGCGATATTATCAAGGGCGGCCAACAGCAAAGGCGCCGAATTGCTGGGAGTCATGCCAAGTCTTTCAAAGGAACTCCAGGAAAAACTGAAGTCGTTGTGGGGCGCTTTCCCTGAGACGGAAGGGCGGGCGACCGACCGAATGATTTATGCGGCAAAGAAAGAAGAGCTGGATGCCCTTCTGATTATTGGCGCCAATCCGGTAGCATCATTTCCCGATGGTCAATTTGTCCGGGAGGGATTGGATAAACTCGATTTTACTGTCGTCGCCGACCTCTACGAAACAGAGACAACGGAAAAAGCCGATGTGGTGCTTCCGCTCTCAAGCTGGGTAGAGCAGAGCGGGCATTTCATCAATCTGGAAGGAACCATGCAGCATTTCGATGCGGCAATCAAACCGGTGGGGAATTCGCGTCCGGGACGACAGATTATAGAGGAAATCGCCCAGGAGTTCAAGGGGGCGCTATTTACTGACGTCAAAGATCTCGAGCGTGAGATGCTGGAGCTCCTGAAAACAGAATCGCTTCCGACTGTTTCGGATGCTTTGGCAGAAGTCAAATTTGTTGAAGAAAAAAGTGAAAAAGATTTTCCTTATGCGCTCTTTGTCGTGGATGAGATGCATCACTTCGGACATCTGACCGAGCGGACTCGTTCACTGGCGGCATTTGCCGCCGAGGCGCAGGCGGAAATTGCCCCGTCGCTGGCGGAAAAACTGCAGATAGAGAATGGTTCCCTGGTTCGTCTGGAATCGGAGACCGGCAAAATGGTATTGCCGGCGAAAGTATCGGAGCTGCTGGATAATGATGTGATTCTGGTAAGCAAAAATTTCTCGGGGACTGCCGCTAATATACTGCAGATGCGGAAGAAAAGAATCGACCGGGTGCGTTTGATTCGAGTGGAGGAAAAATGA
- the nuoI gene encoding NADH-quinone oxidoreductase subunit NuoI, with protein MVDVIRTVFIALPKGFYTTLKHLFKKPVTIQYPKVKREMAPRYRGLHYLEVYEDGTERCVCCGLCAAACPADAIYMEGAENEKGERYAKIYEINLLRCIYCGFCEEACPEEAIFLGHEYEFSNDNRDVFIFTKEQMLANRPKKEKPFKRIIRRVRRIF; from the coding sequence ATGGTTGATGTCATAAGAACAGTTTTTATCGCTCTACCGAAGGGTTTTTACACCACCCTCAAGCATCTCTTCAAGAAACCGGTGACGATTCAGTATCCGAAGGTGAAAAGAGAGATGGCTCCGCGCTATCGGGGACTGCACTATCTGGAAGTCTATGAGGACGGCACCGAACGGTGTGTCTGTTGTGGATTATGCGCGGCGGCCTGTCCGGCCGATGCCATTTACATGGAAGGAGCCGAAAATGAAAAAGGGGAACGATACGCCAAAATTTACGAGATAAATCTGCTCCGTTGCATTTATTGCGGCTTCTGCGAAGAAGCCTGCCCGGAGGAAGCGATTTTTCTGGGACATGAATATGAGTTTTCTAATGACAATCGGGATGTCTTTATATTTACTAAGGAGCAGATGTTAGCCAATCGCCCTAAGAAGGAGAAACCGTTCAAGCGGATTATCCGGCGCGTGCGAAGGATATTTTAA
- a CDS encoding NADH-quinone oxidoreductase subunit B family protein translates to MGIEEKIPDSIILTSLDKMVNWARTRSMWPLGFGLACCAIEMISTFASHFDLARFGMEVMRPSPRQADLMIVAGRVSVKMAPVVKRLYDQMPNPKWVISMGACASCGGVFNNYAIVQGVDKIIPVDIYVPGCPPRPEQLMEGILKLFEKVKKESVSSRKLERKEA, encoded by the coding sequence ATGGGAATAGAGGAGAAGATACCAGATTCAATTATACTAACCAGCCTTGATAAGATGGTAAACTGGGCGCGCACAAGGTCTATGTGGCCTTTGGGATTCGGGCTTGCCTGTTGCGCCATCGAGATGATATCGACATTTGCCTCGCACTTTGACCTTGCCCGTTTCGGGATGGAGGTTATGAGGCCCTCGCCGCGCCAGGCTGATTTGATGATTGTTGCAGGCCGGGTATCGGTGAAAATGGCGCCGGTTGTGAAGCGTCTCTATGACCAGATGCCGAACCCGAAATGGGTGATTTCGATGGGCGCTTGCGCTTCTTGCGGAGGAGTTTTCAACAATTATGCGATTGTCCAGGGAGTAGATAAGATTATCCCGGTTGATATATACGTGCCCGGCTGTCCGCCTCGTCCGGAGCAGTTAATGGAAGGGATTCTGAAGCTTTTTGAGAAGGTAAAGAAAGAATCGGTATCGAGCCGGAAATTGGAAAGGAAAGAGGCTTAA
- the nuoD gene encoding NADH dehydrogenase (quinone) subunit D, with translation MTLNMGPQHPATHGVLRVELELDGETVVKATPHVGYLHTGIEKTAEAKLYYKVIPMTDRMDYLAPMSNNLGFCLAVEKLLGLEMPERVVYARVILTELTRIASHLVWVGTHALDLGAMSMLLYAFREREMIIDIYEACSGQRMMSTYFRVGGLAYDLPDDFEKRVKNILKVIPERLKDYERLLNDNKIFRSRTIGVGVISAEDAINCSLTGPCLRGSGVNYDVRKANPYCGYEKFEFDVPLGKNGDVYDRYLIRMEEMRQSLRIIKQALEGMPPGPYRVHAPGIVLPPKEDVLSKMESLIFHFKIITEGFKPPRGAVYQAIESPKGELGYYISSDGTNKPHRMRVRPPSFINLSALPKMVEGRLMADVIAVIGSIDIVLGEVDR, from the coding sequence ATGACCCTGAATATGGGTCCGCAGCATCCGGCGACGCACGGAGTGCTTCGGGTGGAGCTGGAGCTTGACGGCGAAACGGTGGTCAAGGCTACACCGCATGTCGGATATCTGCATACCGGAATAGAAAAAACGGCGGAAGCGAAGCTCTATTACAAGGTGATTCCGATGACCGACCGGATGGATTATTTGGCGCCCATGTCGAACAATCTGGGGTTCTGTCTGGCGGTGGAGAAACTTCTGGGGCTGGAGATGCCGGAGCGTGTGGTATATGCGCGGGTCATTCTAACAGAACTGACCAGAATCGCATCACACCTGGTCTGGGTCGGAACCCATGCCCTTGATCTGGGGGCGATGTCGATGCTGCTTTATGCGTTTCGCGAGCGGGAAATGATAATCGACATATATGAGGCTTGCTCCGGTCAGAGGATGATGTCGACCTATTTTAGAGTTGGGGGGCTGGCATATGACCTTCCGGACGATTTTGAAAAGCGGGTGAAAAATATCCTAAAAGTGATTCCGGAGAGGCTGAAAGATTACGAGCGGCTCTTGAATGACAACAAGATTTTCCGAAGCCGGACAATCGGGGTGGGAGTGATATCGGCGGAAGATGCAATCAACTGCAGTCTGACCGGACCTTGCTTGCGCGGCTCCGGAGTTAATTACGATGTACGCAAAGCCAATCCGTACTGCGGTTATGAAAAGTTTGAATTTGACGTCCCTCTGGGAAAAAACGGTGATGTCTATGACCGGTACTTAATCCGAATGGAAGAGATGCGCCAGTCGCTGCGGATTATCAAACAGGCATTGGAAGGGATGCCGCCGGGACCTTATCGTGTCCATGCCCCGGGGATAGTGCTTCCGCCCAAAGAAGATGTCCTCTCGAAAATGGAGTCGCTCATATTTCATTTTAAGATAATCACCGAGGGATTCAAGCCGCCGCGGGGGGCGGTCTATCAGGCGATCGAATCCCCCAAAGGGGAATTGGGGTATTACATTTCCTCGGATGGAACCAATAAACCGCACCGGATGCGGGTTCGGCCGCCATCGTTCATAAATCTTTCGGCATTGCCCAAGATGGTAGAAGGACGGCTGATGGCGGATGTTATCGCCGTCATCGGTTCCATTGATATTGTGCTGGGTGAGGTGGACCGGTGA
- the nuoH gene encoding NADH-quinone oxidoreductase subunit NuoH: protein MSYTEIMLISSIKVIVVVLAVLTGCAYSTWLERKLVGHFQHRIGPNVAGPFGLLQPIADAIKLVFKEDIVPNNVERITYALAPIVMFIPSLLSFAVVPFGDTVTMFGYQIDMVISDLDIGVLFVFAVTSLGVYGIVLAGWSSGSKYSLLGGIRSSAQMISYEVAYGLSIIGVLVMAGTLSMKELVAQQSSFFDWFIFKQPVGFVLYVICAIAETNRAPFDLPEAESELVAGYHTEYSSMRFAMFFIGEYANMLAVSCVATTIFLGGWQGPLLPPVVWFGIKVAMFMSFYIWLRATLPRLRYDQLMNLGWKVLFPLALLNVMVTALMYRL, encoded by the coding sequence ATGAGTTACACCGAAATCATGCTGATTTCCTCCATCAAGGTAATTGTAGTTGTGCTGGCGGTTCTGACCGGATGCGCATACAGCACCTGGTTAGAGCGGAAACTGGTCGGACATTTTCAGCATCGTATCGGACCCAATGTGGCCGGTCCGTTTGGCTTGCTGCAGCCGATAGCGGATGCGATAAAATTGGTATTCAAGGAAGATATAGTTCCTAATAACGTTGAGCGGATAACTTATGCTCTGGCGCCGATTGTGATGTTCATTCCTTCACTACTGTCCTTTGCGGTTGTGCCGTTCGGTGACACGGTAACGATGTTCGGATATCAGATTGATATGGTCATCTCCGACCTCGATATCGGCGTGCTCTTTGTTTTCGCGGTGACATCGCTGGGGGTCTATGGTATCGTTCTGGCGGGATGGTCGTCCGGCTCCAAATATTCACTGCTGGGGGGAATCCGGTCATCGGCACAGATGATTTCCTATGAAGTCGCCTATGGGTTATCTATTATCGGGGTTTTGGTTATGGCCGGGACTCTCTCGATGAAAGAGCTGGTGGCGCAACAGAGCTCGTTTTTTGACTGGTTCATATTCAAGCAGCCGGTTGGGTTTGTGCTTTATGTTATCTGCGCCATTGCCGAGACCAACCGCGCCCCTTTTGACCTTCCCGAAGCGGAATCGGAATTAGTGGCGGGGTATCATACCGAATATTCCTCAATGCGGTTTGCCATGTTCTTTATTGGGGAATATGCTAATATGCTGGCCGTTTCCTGTGTGGCGACGACTATATTTCTCGGCGGCTGGCAGGGTCCATTGCTGCCACCGGTGGTCTGGTTTGGAATCAAAGTGGCAATGTTTATGTCGTTCTATATCTGGCTGCGGGCGACTCTTCCGCGTTTGCGGTATGACCAGTTGATGAATTTAGGCTGGAAGGTCTTGTTCCCACTGGCGCTATTGAATGTGATGGTTACGGCGCTGATGTATCGTCTGTAG
- a CDS encoding NADH-quinone oxidoreductase subunit A — MFETLFPIFFMVLLATILAVAMAFISVIFGRRSSEGAKGEPYESGMKPKGDTRGRVPVKFFMIAILFILFDLEVVFLYPWAVIYQSLGLFGFIEMLVFIVILLVGYFYILGKGALKWE; from the coding sequence ATGTTTGAGACCCTTTTTCCGATATTTTTCATGGTTTTGCTGGCGACCATTTTGGCGGTCGCGATGGCTTTTATATCGGTAATTTTCGGACGGAGAAGTTCGGAAGGAGCCAAGGGGGAGCCTTATGAAAGCGGTATGAAACCAAAAGGGGATACCCGCGGGCGTGTGCCGGTAAAGTTCTTCATGATTGCTATCTTATTTATTCTATTTGACTTAGAAGTAGTCTTCCTCTACCCCTGGGCGGTCATTTACCAGAGTCTGGGGTTGTTTGGTTTTATTGAAATGCTGGTATTCATCGTAATCCTTTTAGTCGGTTACTTTTACATCTTGGGAAAAGGAGCCTTGAAATGGGAATAG